The following coding sequences lie in one Onychomys torridus chromosome X, mOncTor1.1, whole genome shotgun sequence genomic window:
- the Mageb16 gene encoding melanoma-associated antigen B16 — MSQRQKNRECAADQGQTCEDTQGLQVATVSSHVEEPCTSSHLMASSLKGQTCEETQGLQDVEEPCSSSNSLMASYQNDPADETPSTSGGLQSPCASSRESGEDLSNQQVQSYPIYPPFQQDTMNVPMMSVDSKVDFLVNYMLCKYQMREIMSMADILRLIVREDEYRYHEILMRAAERMEMVFGLDVKEVDPVNHCYALFIKLGLTYDGMRSDEYSFPKTGFLILILGVVFMKGNRATEDEIWEVLNPMGIYSGMNHFVFGDPRKLITDEFVKEQYLVYQPVANSDPVQYEYVWGPRARFETSKMKVLEFVAKVHGTDPTAFQSQYEEALIEEEERTLAMILNSAGPRPSSGASSSAMGSSFPHI; from the exons ATGTCTCAACGTCAAAAGAATCGAGAATGTGCAGCTGACCAAGGCCAGACCTGTGAGGACACCCAGGGCCTACAGGTTGCAACAGTCTCCAGCCATGTGGAGGAGCCATGTACCTCCTCTCATCTTATGGCTAGTAGTCTGAAAGGCCAAACCTGTGAGGAGACCCAAGGCCTACAG GATGTGGAGGAGCCATGTTCCTCCTCTAATTCTCTGATGGCTAGCTACCAGAATGATCCTGCAGATGAGACACCTAGTACTTCTGGGGGTCTTCAGAGTCCCTGTGCCTCTTCAAGAGAATCAGGTGAGGATCTTAGCAACCAACAAGTGCAGAGTTATCCAATCTATCCACCATTTCAACAAGACACCATGAATGTACCTATGATGAGTGTTGATAGTAAAGTTGATTTCTTGGTGAATTACATGCTGTGCAAGTATCAGATGAGAGAGATAATGAGCATGGCTGATATATTGAGACTCATTGTAAGAGAAGATGAATATCGTTACCATGAAATCCTCATGAGAGCTGCTGAACGCATGGAAATGGTCTTTGGTTTGGATGTAAAGGAAGTAGACCCTGTCAACCACTGCTATGCTCTCTTTATCAAACTAGGTCTCACCTATGATGGGATGCGTAGTGATGAGTATAGCTTTCCTAAGACTGGTTTCCTGATACTCATCCTAGGGGTAGTATTCATGAAAGGCAACCGTGCCACTGAAGACGAGATTTGGGAAGTGTTGAATCCAATGGGAATCTATTCTGGGATGAATCATTTTGTCTTTGGTGACCCTAGGAAGCTGATAACCGATGAGTTTGTGAAGGAGCAATACCTGGTGTACCAGCCAGTAGCCAATAGTGATCCTGTACAGTATGAATATGTGTGGGGTCCCCGGGCTCGATTTGAAACTAGTAAGATGAAAGTGTTAGAGTTTGTGGCCAAGGTTCATGGGACAGACCCTACTGCATTCCAGTCTCAGTATGAAGAGGCTCtgatagaagaagaagagagaacccTTGCCATGATTTTAAACAGTGCTGGCCCAAGACCTAGTTCTGGTGCAAGTTCTAGTGCCATGGGCAGCAGCTTCCCTCATATCTAG